From the Candidatus Micrarchaeota archaeon genome, the window GCATCCTTCCCTGCGGTAATGCTGTTCTCGTTGACCTTCTGCTTTTCCTCATCTGCCACTAAATCCACCGGAGATAGATAATTGATGCGAATGGCTATAAACCAGCACGCTCAGAGCATTGTCTTGATTATCGAATCAGCGGCTATGCCGTTCGGGCTGACCACCTTCTCGTTCTTCAGGGTGCCTAGCTCAGCTATGTGCCTCTCAGCCTCGCGGTCCTGTATCACTATTATCTTGTTGACGTCCTTGGCAATCGTCCTTATGACAAGGAGCGCATACACCAGCCTGGTGCTGTCCCTCAGGTCTATTATCACCTTGTCGGAGCTGTGTATCTGGAACTGCGACATGTCCAGTTCCGAGGTAGCATCGGCGACGTAAGTCCTGTAATTCAGCATGCGCAGCCTGTCAGCAACTACCTTGTCAGCTACAATCATTATGAATTTTGTGCCCTTTGAATACAGCTCCGACGCTATCGCGAGGTTTACGCCGTCGGTGCCTATGAGCACCACGTGACCCCTCAGATGCCTCTTCTCCGCCCTTGACAGCCTATTGGAAAGCTTCTCCATCCTATCATTCACGAACTCACCGGATATAAGCGTTATTATGCT encodes:
- a CDS encoding NAD-binding protein, translated to MDSQLKIIYFGAILAVFVFGVLGTYIISQYGGFNVRGMSPFDAAYFTIVTMSTVGYGDVLPVSPLAKLFVMLLIVIGLSIFLSIITLISGEFVNDRMEKLSNRLSRAEKRHLRGHVVLIGTDGVNLAIASELYSKGTKFIMIVADKVVADRLRMLNYRTYVADATSELDMSQFQIHSSDKVIIDLRDSTRLVYALLVIRTIAKDVNKIIVIQDREAERHIAELGTLKNEKVVSPNGIAADSIIKTML